A window of Streptomyces armeniacus contains these coding sequences:
- the secA gene encoding preprotein translocase subunit SecA translates to MSVFGKLMRAGEGKILRKLDRIARQVNSIEEDFVDLSDAELRALTDEYRERYEGGESLDDLMPEAFATVREAAKRVLGQRHYDVQLQGGAALHLGYVAEMKTGEGKTLVSTLPAYLNAISGDGVHIITVNDYLAERDSEWMGRVHRFLGLSVGCILANMAPTQRREQYACDITYGTNNEFGFDYLRDNMAWSQEELVQRGHNYAIVDEVDSILVDEARTPLIISGPADQATKWYSDFAKLVKRLEKGEAGDPRVQKPETGDYEIDEKKRTVAIHEAGVGKVEDWLGIDNLYESVNTPLVGYLNNAIKAKELYKKDKDYVVLDGEVMIVDEHTGRILAGRRYNEGMHQAIEAKEEVEIKDENQTLATITLQNFFRLYDKLSGMTGTAMTEAAEFHQIYKLGVVPIPTHRALARADKADLIYRTEVAKFDAVVDDIAEKYEKGQPVLVGTTSVEKSEYLSKQLNKRGVRHEVLNAKQHDREAAIVAQAGRKGSVTVATNMAGRGTDIKLGGNPDDIAEAELRAKGMDPLEDAEQWAAALPAALERAEKAVEAEFAEVKDLGGLYVLGTERHESRRIDNQLRGRSGRQGDPGESRFYLSLGDDLMRLFKAQMVERVMSMANVPDDVPIENKMVTRAIASAQSQVEQQNFEIRKNVLKYDEVLNRQREVIYGERRRVLAGEDLHEQVRHFMDDTIEAYVQAETVEGFAEEWDLDRLWGAFKQLYPVSVTVEELEDAAGEREGITADFIIDAIKDDVHERYDKREEELGSDIMRELERRVVLSVLDRKWREHLYEMDYLQEGIGLRAMAQKDPLVEYQREGFDMFQAMMDGIKEESVGYLFNLEVQVEQQVEEVPVEDEAAEGKPSLEKEPQDAVPAGVAPAIRAKGLDAPQRPDRLHFSAPTAEGGVVEGEMPAAGAGPDGAEPDTGGADGGPVRSEADGMTRAERRKKAQKGRRRKK, encoded by the coding sequence GTGTCCGTCTTCGGCAAGCTCATGCGCGCAGGTGAGGGCAAAATCCTGCGCAAGCTGGACCGCATCGCGCGGCAGGTGAATTCCATCGAAGAGGATTTCGTCGACCTCTCCGACGCCGAGCTCAGGGCGCTCACGGACGAGTACAGGGAGCGGTACGAGGGCGGCGAGAGCCTGGACGACCTGATGCCGGAGGCCTTCGCCACCGTGCGCGAGGCGGCCAAGCGCGTGCTGGGTCAGCGGCACTACGACGTGCAGTTGCAGGGCGGCGCGGCGCTGCACCTCGGTTACGTCGCGGAGATGAAGACCGGTGAGGGCAAGACCCTGGTCAGCACCCTGCCCGCGTATCTCAACGCGATCTCCGGCGACGGCGTGCACATCATCACCGTGAACGACTACCTCGCGGAGCGCGACTCCGAGTGGATGGGCCGGGTGCACCGCTTCCTGGGCCTGTCGGTCGGCTGCATCCTGGCGAACATGGCGCCGACGCAGCGCCGCGAGCAGTACGCCTGCGACATCACGTACGGCACGAACAACGAGTTCGGCTTCGACTACCTCCGCGACAACATGGCCTGGTCGCAGGAGGAGCTGGTGCAGCGCGGGCACAACTACGCGATCGTCGACGAGGTCGACTCCATCCTCGTCGACGAGGCGCGGACGCCGCTGATCATCTCCGGCCCGGCGGACCAGGCGACGAAGTGGTACAGCGACTTCGCCAAGCTCGTGAAGCGGCTGGAGAAGGGCGAGGCGGGCGACCCGCGCGTCCAGAAGCCGGAGACCGGCGACTACGAGATCGACGAGAAGAAGCGGACCGTCGCCATCCACGAGGCGGGCGTCGGGAAGGTCGAGGACTGGCTCGGCATCGACAACCTCTACGAGTCGGTGAACACCCCGCTGGTCGGCTATCTCAACAACGCCATCAAGGCCAAGGAGCTCTACAAGAAGGACAAGGACTACGTCGTCCTGGACGGCGAAGTCATGATCGTCGACGAGCACACCGGCCGTATCCTCGCCGGCCGGCGCTACAACGAGGGCATGCACCAGGCGATCGAGGCGAAGGAGGAGGTGGAGATCAAGGACGAGAACCAGACGCTCGCCACGATCACCCTCCAGAACTTCTTCCGCCTCTACGACAAGCTCTCCGGCATGACCGGTACGGCCATGACGGAGGCCGCCGAGTTCCACCAGATCTACAAGCTCGGCGTGGTCCCGATCCCGACGCACCGCGCGCTCGCCCGCGCCGACAAGGCCGACCTGATCTACCGCACGGAGGTCGCGAAGTTCGACGCCGTCGTCGACGACATCGCGGAGAAGTACGAGAAGGGCCAGCCGGTGCTGGTCGGCACCACCTCCGTGGAGAAGTCGGAGTACCTCTCGAAGCAGCTCAACAAGCGCGGCGTGCGCCACGAGGTGCTGAACGCGAAGCAGCACGACCGTGAGGCGGCGATCGTCGCCCAGGCGGGCCGCAAGGGCTCCGTCACGGTCGCGACGAACATGGCGGGCCGCGGTACGGACATCAAGCTCGGCGGGAACCCGGACGACATCGCCGAGGCCGAGCTGCGCGCCAAGGGCATGGACCCGCTGGAGGACGCCGAGCAGTGGGCGGCGGCGCTGCCGGCCGCGCTGGAGCGCGCGGAGAAGGCGGTCGAGGCGGAGTTCGCCGAGGTCAAGGACCTCGGCGGGCTGTACGTGCTGGGCACCGAGCGGCACGAGTCGCGGCGTATCGACAACCAGCTGCGCGGCCGTTCCGGCCGTCAGGGCGACCCCGGCGAGTCCCGGTTCTACCTCTCGCTGGGCGACGACCTGATGCGCCTCTTCAAGGCGCAGATGGTCGAGCGCGTGATGTCCATGGCGAACGTGCCGGACGACGTGCCGATCGAGAACAAGATGGTCACCCGCGCCATCGCCTCCGCGCAGTCCCAGGTCGAGCAGCAGAACTTCGAGATCCGCAAGAACGTCCTGAAGTACGACGAGGTCCTCAACCGGCAGCGCGAGGTCATCTACGGCGAGCGCCGCCGGGTCCTCGCCGGCGAGGACCTGCACGAGCAGGTGCGGCACTTCATGGACGACACGATCGAGGCGTACGTCCAGGCGGAGACCGTCGAGGGGTTCGCCGAGGAGTGGGACCTGGACCGGCTGTGGGGCGCGTTCAAGCAGCTCTACCCGGTGTCGGTCACCGTCGAGGAGCTGGAGGACGCGGCGGGCGAGCGCGAGGGCATCACCGCGGACTTCATCATCGACGCCATCAAGGACGACGTCCACGAGCGGTACGACAAGCGCGAGGAGGAGCTCGGCTCCGACATCATGCGCGAGCTCGAGCGCCGCGTGGTCCTCTCCGTGCTCGACCGCAAGTGGCGTGAGCACCTCTACGAGATGGACTACCTCCAGGAGGGCATCGGCCTGCGCGCGATGGCCCAGAAGGACCCGCTGGTCGAGTACCAGCGGGAGGGCTTCGACATGTTCCAGGCCATGATGGACGGCATCAAGGAGGAGTCCGTCGGCTACCTGTTCAACCTGGAGGTGCAGGTCGAGCAGCAGGTCGAGGAGGTCCCCGTCGAGGACGAGGCCGCCGAGGGCAAGCCGTCCCTGGAGAAGGAGCCGCAGGACGCGGTGCCGGCCGGAGTGGCGCCCGCGATCCGCGCGAAGGGCCTGGACGCCCCGCAGCGGCCCGACCGGCTGCACTTCTCCGCGCCGACCGCCGAGGGCGGCGTCGTCGAGGGCGAGATGCCCGCGGCGGGCGCGGGCCCCGACGGTGCCGAGCCGGACACCGGCGGTGCGGACGGCGGTCCCGTCCGGTCCGAGGCCGACGGCATGACGCGGGCGGAGCGCCGCAAGAAGGCGCAGAAGGGCCGCCGCCGGAAGAAGTGA
- a CDS encoding response regulator, producing the protein MVDSFGPAMPVPDTHRDPDVQGSRGCGPREEPIRVLVVDDHALFRRGLEIVLAQEEDIQVIGEAGDGAEAVDKAADLLPDIVLMDVRMPKRGGIEACTSIKEVAPSAKIIMLTISDEEADLYDAIKAGATGYLLKEISTDEVSTAIRAVADGQSQISPSMAAKLLTEFKSMIQRTDESKLVPAPRLTDRELEVLKLVATGMNNRDIAKELFISENTVKNHVRNILEKLQLHSRMEAVVYAMREKILEIR; encoded by the coding sequence ATGGTGGACAGCTTCGGGCCCGCGATGCCCGTGCCCGACACACACCGGGATCCGGACGTGCAGGGATCGCGCGGCTGCGGGCCGCGTGAGGAGCCGATCCGGGTGCTTGTCGTGGACGACCACGCGCTGTTCCGGCGCGGCCTGGAGATCGTCCTGGCGCAGGAGGAGGACATCCAGGTCATCGGGGAGGCCGGGGACGGCGCCGAGGCCGTGGACAAGGCCGCGGACCTGCTGCCCGACATCGTGCTGATGGATGTGCGCATGCCGAAGCGCGGCGGCATCGAGGCCTGCACGTCCATCAAGGAGGTCGCTCCCAGCGCGAAGATCATCATGCTGACGATCAGCGACGAGGAGGCCGACCTCTACGACGCGATCAAGGCGGGCGCCACGGGCTATCTGCTCAAGGAGATCTCCACCGACGAGGTGTCCACCGCGATCCGGGCGGTGGCCGACGGCCAGTCCCAGATCAGCCCGTCGATGGCGGCAAAGCTGCTCACCGAGTTCAAGTCCATGATCCAGCGCACGGACGAGAGCAAGCTGGTGCCGGCGCCCCGGCTCACCGACCGGGAGCTGGAGGTGCTCAAGCTCGTCGCGACCGGCATGAACAACCGCGACATCGCCAAGGAGCTCTTCATCAGTGAGAACACGGTGAAGAACCACGTGCGCAACATCCTGGAGAAGCTCCAGCTGCACTCCCGTATGGAGGCCGTGGTGTACGCGATGCGGGAGAAGATCCTCGAGATCCGCTGA
- a CDS encoding type I polyketide synthase, which yields MGERPTTAEAEQAAQASERDRHRVVLDVVLAETAALLGQEPGEIDPSRPYLDYGYNSLAAVELTQQLGRLYGTELPLTMLFDQPTPEAVAAYLLSRLGLATGDAPRQRTAARVSAGTASADAGEEEPIAVVGMACRLPGGADSPEELWRLLAEGRDAISAFPTDRGWDLDGLYHPDPDHPGTAATRGGGFLRGVADFDAEFFGISPREALAMDPQQRLLLEGVWRAFEDAGIDPESRRGTDTGVYAGVTGTDYAYLAHADRTRLQGYWGLGTLGAVASGRVAYTYGFQGPALTIDTACSSSLVATHLAIQSLRNGETTLAIAAGVTIMATPTVFIEFSRQRALSPDGRCRSFDTTADGTGFSDGLAILLLERLTDAQHHGHHIHAILRGSAINQDGASNGLTAPNGPAQQHAIQQALHNAHLTPHDIDAIEAHGTATTLGDPIEAQALHHTYAPQRPTNQPLHLGTLKSNIGHTQAAAGIAGIIKMITALHHNHPPKPLPIPTPVPSTNLTLTQKAMG from the coding sequence GTGGGCGAGCGACCGACCACCGCGGAAGCCGAGCAGGCGGCTCAGGCGTCCGAACGGGACCGGCACCGCGTCGTGCTGGACGTCGTACTGGCGGAGACGGCGGCCCTGCTGGGCCAGGAGCCGGGCGAGATCGATCCCTCCCGGCCGTATCTGGACTACGGCTACAACTCCCTGGCCGCGGTCGAACTGACCCAGCAGCTGGGCCGGCTGTACGGCACAGAGCTGCCGTTGACGATGCTCTTCGACCAGCCCACCCCGGAGGCGGTGGCCGCGTACCTGCTCTCCAGGCTCGGGCTGGCCACCGGCGACGCACCGCGGCAGCGCACGGCGGCCCGGGTGTCCGCCGGCACCGCCTCAGCCGACGCCGGTGAGGAGGAACCGATCGCGGTGGTCGGGATGGCGTGCCGGCTTCCGGGCGGGGCGGACTCACCCGAGGAGCTGTGGCGGTTGCTGGCCGAGGGCCGGGACGCGATCTCCGCCTTCCCCACCGACCGGGGCTGGGACCTCGACGGGCTGTACCACCCCGACCCCGACCATCCCGGTACGGCCGCCACGCGGGGCGGTGGATTCCTGCGCGGAGTGGCGGACTTCGACGCCGAGTTCTTCGGGATCAGTCCACGTGAGGCGCTGGCGATGGATCCGCAGCAGCGGCTGCTGCTGGAGGGCGTGTGGCGGGCGTTCGAGGACGCGGGCATCGACCCCGAGTCCAGGCGCGGCACCGACACCGGCGTCTACGCCGGGGTGACCGGAACCGACTACGCGTATCTGGCGCACGCGGACCGCACCCGCCTCCAGGGGTACTGGGGCCTGGGCACACTGGGCGCGGTCGCATCCGGCCGGGTGGCGTATACGTACGGGTTCCAGGGCCCCGCCTTGACCATCGACACCGCCTGCTCCTCCTCCCTGGTCGCCACCCACCTCGCCATCCAATCCCTCCGCAACGGCGAAACCACCCTCGCCATCGCCGCCGGCGTCACCATCATGGCCACCCCCACCGTCTTCATCGAATTCTCCCGCCAACGCGCCCTCTCCCCCGACGGACGCTGCCGCAGCTTCGACACCACCGCCGACGGCACCGGCTTCTCCGACGGCCTCGCCATCCTCCTCCTCGAACGCCTCACCGACGCCCAACACCACGGCCACCACATCCACGCCATCCTCCGCGGCAGCGCCATCAACCAAGACGGCGCCAGCAACGGCCTCACCGCACCCAACGGCCCCGCACAACAACACGCCATCCAACAAGCACTCCACAACGCCCACCTCACCCCCCACGACATCGACGCCATCGAAGCCCACGGCACCGCCACCACCCTCGGCGACCCCATCGAAGCCCAAGCCCTCCACCACACCTACGCCCCCCAACGCCCCACCAACCAACCCCTCCACCTCGGCACCCTCAAATCCAACATCGGCCACACCCAAGCCGCCGCCGGCATCGCCGGCATCATCAAAATGATCACCGCCCTCCACCACAACCACCCCCCCAAACCCCTCCCAATCCCCACACCTGTCCCTTCTACAAATCTGACGCTCACGCAGAAGGCTATGGGATAA
- a CDS encoding GNAT family N-acetyltransferase: protein MEPITLSTGRLLLRPFDARDTESVHAACQDPEIPRWIPVPDPYTRDDAEEFVLNASPAGWRDDTTYNFGVFTREGALVGSMGLVRIAHLRTAERQAELGFWTAKEQRGKGYTVEAGRAVIDWAFAGLGVERLEWIATAGNHASRAVAIRLGFVMEGVQRARIVHRGTRRDAWTGALLPSDWGRTGGTPYLAAP, encoded by the coding sequence ATGGAGCCGATCACTCTCAGCACCGGGCGCCTGCTGCTGCGCCCGTTCGACGCGCGGGACACCGAATCCGTGCACGCGGCCTGCCAGGATCCGGAGATCCCGCGCTGGATACCCGTGCCGGACCCGTACACGCGTGACGACGCGGAGGAGTTCGTGCTCAACGCCAGCCCGGCCGGCTGGCGCGACGACACCACGTACAACTTCGGCGTCTTCACCCGCGAAGGCGCCCTCGTCGGCTCCATGGGCCTGGTCCGCATCGCGCACCTGCGCACCGCGGAACGCCAGGCCGAGCTGGGCTTCTGGACCGCCAAGGAGCAGCGCGGCAAGGGCTACACGGTGGAGGCCGGGCGCGCGGTGATCGACTGGGCGTTCGCCGGGCTGGGCGTCGAGCGGCTGGAGTGGATCGCCACCGCGGGCAACCACGCGTCCCGCGCGGTGGCGATCCGGCTCGGCTTCGTCATGGAGGGCGTGCAGCGGGCCCGCATCGTGCACCGGGGCACGCGGCGCGACGCCTGGACCGGGGCGCTGCTGCCGTCGGACTGGGGGCGTACGGGCGGGACGCCGTACCTGGCCGCGCCCTGA
- a CDS encoding DUF5995 family protein, which yields MPTTTTSEQHPVRGRRRPALRGLLAGTALATAMSTIPVTAAHATPADAAQTPSARAASACGTPLSEEEQRTVIALSDTSTLDGDDPLERFDEAVARNRKITAILVRHHDRRGLFAVGLDAMEREVMQPLLHETEFADPDFGHAFTPGLLRRYLEILHDEFLGRPVPPHWKRHFDLAHRCDSSPVRTAMTGYNAHLTVDVGESLADARAGLGDGPDYLTITGALLERNAVVVERTKQAYGVDLGGVWQLVATTGPAMYAISFVNGLGLQIPLAGPVFKTEAEAVWRTTDAVLSAATA from the coding sequence ATGCCGACGACAACGACCAGCGAGCAGCACCCCGTACGCGGGCGGCGACGGCCCGCCCTGCGCGGCCTGCTCGCCGGTACGGCACTGGCAACGGCCATGTCCACCATCCCGGTGACAGCCGCCCACGCGACCCCGGCGGACGCGGCTCAAACCCCGTCCGCACGGGCCGCCTCGGCGTGCGGCACCCCGCTGTCGGAGGAGGAACAGCGCACTGTCATCGCGCTGTCCGACACCTCGACGCTCGACGGGGACGACCCGTTGGAGCGGTTCGACGAGGCGGTCGCCAGAAACCGGAAGATCACCGCGATCCTCGTACGCCACCACGACCGGCGCGGGCTGTTCGCCGTCGGGCTCGACGCGATGGAACGCGAGGTCATGCAACCGCTCCTGCACGAGACGGAGTTCGCGGACCCCGACTTCGGACATGCCTTCACGCCCGGACTGCTGCGGCGCTATCTGGAGATCCTGCACGACGAGTTCCTGGGCCGGCCCGTCCCGCCGCACTGGAAGCGGCACTTCGACCTGGCGCACCGCTGCGACAGCTCGCCGGTGCGGACCGCCATGACCGGCTACAACGCCCATCTCACGGTGGACGTCGGGGAGTCGCTGGCGGACGCGCGGGCGGGACTCGGCGACGGCCCGGACTATCTGACGATCACCGGCGCTCTTCTCGAGCGCAACGCCGTCGTCGTGGAGCGTACGAAGCAGGCGTACGGGGTGGACCTCGGCGGCGTCTGGCAGCTGGTCGCCACGACCGGCCCGGCGATGTACGCGATCTCCTTCGTCAACGGCCTCGGACTCCAGATCCCCCTGGCCGGTCCGGTCTTCAAGACCGAGGCAGAAGCCGTGTGGCGCACCACGGACGCCGTGCTCTCGGCGGCCACCGCATAG
- a CDS encoding Rv3235 family protein: protein MSTNKQKTIPRFYTRALGRSARCEYETGRTDDAAGHGRRHAPGRTGSPRKGPPGRRDPRRPGTGPRRARPEESALRAAARRDREHQPHQWFAQQLQLVLSGRRPVHSLLGHVRGEAFDQLTRLAAHTPLRPRGTNRSAQAVLAVGGQQPVSGVVEAFARITTGSRTRAMAFRLELCADLRWRCSAVELDGVRTAGRG from the coding sequence GTGTCCACTAATAAACAAAAAACCATCCCCCGGTTCTACACCCGAGCTCTCGGCCGCAGCGCCAGATGTGAATACGAGACAGGGCGTACGGACGACGCCGCGGGCCACGGGCGGCGGCACGCGCCCGGCCGCACCGGCTCACCGCGCAAGGGCCCGCCCGGGCGGCGGGACCCGCGCCGGCCCGGCACCGGGCCGCGGCGCGCGCGTCCCGAGGAGTCGGCGCTGCGCGCCGCCGCGCGGCGGGACCGCGAACACCAGCCGCACCAGTGGTTCGCCCAGCAGCTGCAGCTCGTGCTGAGCGGCAGGCGGCCGGTGCACTCGCTGCTCGGGCACGTACGGGGCGAGGCGTTCGACCAGTTGACCCGGCTCGCGGCGCACACGCCGCTGCGGCCGCGCGGAACGAACCGCTCCGCCCAGGCGGTGCTCGCCGTCGGCGGGCAGCAGCCCGTGTCCGGGGTGGTCGAGGCGTTCGCCCGGATCACGACGGGCAGCCGCACCCGGGCGATGGCGTTCCGGCTGGAGCTGTGCGCGGACCTGCGCTGGCGCTGCTCCGCGGTCGAGCTGGACGGCGTACGCACCGCCGGCCGCGGATGA
- a CDS encoding winged helix-turn-helix domain-containing protein — protein MTAVCDTTTELSLSADEARRIALRAQGLLGAPDRRAGVRGLLRRLGAVQLDTISVLARSHELVPYARLGAVGRETVEAAYWTGGHSFEYWSHAACILPVEEWPHFAFRRRAMQARGHRWHRLQDRDAACAAVRDRLKAEGPLTTTELGGGKNGGEWFDWSETKIAVEWLLDTGEVVCTERRGWKRVYDLAERAIPDPLLHDDIDDHECIRRLVAQAGTAMGVATEADLADYHRLKRDQVTAVVADTDLVPVEVAGWARPAWADPAALTETPRGRHRTTLLSPFDSLIWDRPRTLRIFDFTHRLEAYVPRPKRVHGYFAMPLLAGGKLMGRVDPAREGRTLIARQLSLRTPKAAEPMARALVEAASWAGCSQVRLERLEGAAADVRGALEAEIAHAQREAD, from the coding sequence ATGACTGCGGTGTGCGACACGACGACCGAGCTCTCCCTGTCCGCCGACGAGGCCCGCCGCATCGCGCTGCGCGCGCAGGGCCTGCTCGGCGCCCCGGACCGGCGCGCGGGGGTGCGCGGGCTGCTCCGGCGGCTGGGCGCCGTGCAGCTCGACACCATCTCGGTGCTGGCCCGCTCGCACGAGCTGGTGCCGTACGCACGGCTGGGTGCGGTGGGCCGCGAGACGGTGGAGGCGGCGTACTGGACGGGGGGCCACTCGTTCGAGTATTGGTCGCATGCCGCCTGCATCCTGCCCGTCGAGGAGTGGCCGCACTTCGCCTTCCGGCGGCGGGCGATGCAGGCCCGCGGCCACCGCTGGCACCGGCTGCAGGACCGGGACGCGGCGTGCGCGGCCGTGCGGGACCGGCTCAAGGCGGAGGGACCGCTGACGACGACGGAGCTGGGCGGCGGCAAGAACGGCGGCGAGTGGTTCGACTGGTCCGAGACCAAGATCGCGGTGGAGTGGCTGCTCGACACCGGCGAGGTGGTCTGCACGGAGCGGCGCGGCTGGAAGCGGGTGTACGACCTGGCGGAGCGCGCCATCCCGGACCCGCTGCTGCACGACGACATCGACGACCACGAGTGCATACGGCGCCTGGTCGCACAGGCGGGCACGGCCATGGGCGTCGCCACGGAGGCGGACCTCGCCGACTACCACCGGCTGAAGCGGGACCAAGTGACCGCCGTCGTCGCCGACACGGACCTGGTGCCGGTCGAGGTGGCGGGCTGGGCCCGGCCCGCCTGGGCGGACCCGGCGGCGCTGACCGAGACGCCGCGCGGCAGACACCGTACGACGCTGCTGTCCCCGTTCGACTCGCTGATCTGGGACCGGCCGCGCACGCTGCGGATCTTCGACTTCACGCACCGGCTGGAGGCGTACGTCCCCCGGCCGAAGCGGGTGCACGGGTACTTCGCGATGCCGCTGCTCGCGGGCGGAAAGCTGATGGGCCGCGTCGACCCGGCCCGTGAGGGGCGGACGCTGATCGCGCGGCAGCTGTCGCTGCGTACGCCCAAGGCGGCGGAGCCGATGGCGCGCGCGCTCGTCGAGGCGGCGTCCTGGGCTGGGTGCTCACAGGTGCGGCTGGAGCGGCTGGAGGGCGCGGCGGCGGACGTACGGGGCGCGCTCGAGGCGGAGATCGCGCACGCGCAGCGCGAGGCGGACTGA